Within the Thermoanaerobaculia bacterium genome, the region AGCAGCGCGACCAGCGCCATCCGGAGGCCGCCCGCCCGCATGCCCCCGACCACCCGGTACGTCAGCCAGATCGCGCCGAACAGGATGCCGGGAGCGAGCAGCGCCTGCAGCGCCGTGAAGGCCGCGGACGATACGTCGGACAGCGCCGACGGTCCGAGCAGCTCGCGCTCGACGGAAGGCGCCACGAGAAGGAAGAAGGCCGTCGCCAGGAGCGCCACCATCCAGACCACGAGCAGCAGCATCGATCGGACGATCGACGACCCGGTCCGCTCCGGCGAGCGGGTGACGCCCGAAATCATCGTGCCGAGCGCATCGACGCACCGCGACGTGAATCGAAACGAGCTCCAGAGCGCGAGCAGGAAGCCGGCCGTCAGCCACCCCCGGCTCGCCGAGGAGCGTGCCCACCGCATGACTTCGCCCGCGACGGGCGAACCCGGCAGAACGCCGCGCAGGACCCTGGCGATGGACGCGCCGAGGCCCCCGGGAAACCAGAGGCTGACCACCACGATGGCGATCCCGACGAAGGGAACCAGGGAGAGCGCGAGATAGTAGGCCAGCTCCGCGGCCGCGCTGTTGAGCCGCGAGAGCCGCGCGATCGCCGCTTTGGGCCGGGCCAGGTCCATCGTTGCCGAACCTTATCGCACGGTGGCGAAGATGGGCCGCCCGGGAGGCGCAACGGCAGGGTGTAGTATCGAACCATGTCGAAGATCAATGGCGAGAAGGCGCGATTCGCCGCCGCCCGGAAGAAGAAGCTCCGCCATCGCGTGAACATGCGGGCTCTGCGGGCGGCCGTGGCGACGAAAAAAGCGCCCGAACCGGAAGTCAAAGCCTAAGACAGCCCGCGCGACTCCACGCGATGACGAAGCCGTCGGGCAGGAAGGCTCGCGTCTACTGCTCGCGCGAAACGGCGCGGAGCAGACCGTTGTCGCGCGCCGAGTTCTCCTCCGTGTAGGGGCGCGTGCCGTACAGGTGCGCCACGGAGTTGACGAGGAAAGTCGTGTGATGGATCACGGCGATCCGGAGGAATCCTCCCCACAGGAGTCCTCCGAGAGGCCGGCCGAACAGCGCGCCGACCGCC harbors:
- a CDS encoding YhjD/YihY/BrkB family envelope integrity protein, which produces MDLARPKAAIARLSRLNSAAAELAYYLALSLVPFVGIAIVVVSLWFPGGLGASIARVLRGVLPGSPVAGEVMRWARSSASRGWLTAGFLLALWSSFRFTSRCVDALGTMISGVTRSPERTGSSIVRSMLLLVVWMVALLATAFFLLVAPSVERELLGPSALSDVSSAAFTALQALLAPGILFGAIWLTYRVVGGMRAGGLRMALVALL